The following nucleotide sequence is from Paracrocinitomix mangrovi.
TCTGATATAATATCTCTTTTAGATAAAGAATTGGTGGCATTGTTCAATGACAACCTCACTGTAGGACAAACCTATGACGGGATGGACATTGCTTTTTGTAAGTTCAACTTAAAAACCAAAAAGGCATCATTTTGTGGTGCAGGTCGCCCTTTGGTTTTGGTAAGAGATGGACAATTGATTGAATTCAAAAAAGGACCATCTTCTGTTGGCTACAATGATTTGGTAGTAAAGGAGTTTCCTACAATTGAAATTGAATTAAAAAAAGGAGATCAGTTCTACTTGTTTTCGGATGGATATACAGATCAATTTGGTGGAGAAAACATTAAAAAATTCAACAGACGACGTTTTCGAAACCTTCTGTTATCGTTAGAAGAGATGAGAATGGAAGACCAAAAAGAAGAGTTGGAACTTTCATTAGAAAACTGGAAAGGAAAGTATGAGCAGATAGATGACGTTTGTGTTATTGGAGTACGGGTATAAACCCGTCTCCTTAATAACACAAATCCTGAGCGTAGTCGAAGGATAGTTTGAATCAACAAGGATTAAACTTGGAGTGCGCGTATAATGATTTGACAATTAGCGTTGAAAAATTAACTTTAAACAA
It contains:
- a CDS encoding PP2C family protein-serine/threonine phosphatase, giving the protein METIATSSVLKPVSESRLKYLELRAKELEESIQYAGSLQRSILPNEKLFKNAFDDAFVMFKPKDIVSGDFYWIATYGNDVYIAVGDCTGHGVPGAMVNIAGNTILKQIIRQKDVSSPSDIISLLDKELVALFNDNLTVGQTYDGMDIAFCKFNLKTKKASFCGAGRPLVLVRDGQLIEFKKGPSSVGYNDLVVKEFPTIEIELKKGDQFYLFSDGYTDQFGGENIKKFNRRRFRNLLLSLEEMRMEDQKEELELSLENWKGKYEQIDDVCVIGVRV